TTATCAATGCGGGCAACGACAGTTTTCCGGGCATAGATACGTCTATTATTCTTTGATTTAGCAACGATGCGCTGGACGATGAGATCGAATTTTAGCGCTAGTTGGTCTTCATCTATATGAATGCCATGTTCAGGGGTATGATAGCGTAAAAATCGCTCATTAGGGTAAATAAATATATTTTTTGTTATTTCAGTAGCGGTAATTTGTATAAATCCATCAAGTTCGATTAACGTTAGCTGTATTTCGAGATATCGTTCGAGGTCAATTTTGAGCCGAATAGCCAAGTCTTTAAAGGATGGAGTCATAAGACAAAAGTAACTTTTATGGAAGTTTTGACGAAATATTTGCTTTTAATAATTATCCGTACCTTTGTGCAAAATATAATAGTACTATGAAACTTCCGATAGTGGCGTATGGCGACCCTGTATTGAGAAAGGTCGCTGAAGAAATAGATGAAGACTATCCCGATTTAAAAAAATTGATTGATGATATGTATGATACCATGTATGCCGCGCATGGTGTTGGGATTGCTGCACCACAAGTGGGTCTGCCAATACGTATGTTTGTTATTGATGCGACACCGTTTGCGGAGGATGACGAAGAGAATAAAGAAATGCTTAAGTCTTTCAAAAGAGTTTTCATCAACCCGATTATGGTCGAAGAATCCGGTGAAAAATGGGCCTTTGGTGAAGGCTGCCTAAGTATACCAGATATTAACGAAGACGTGCTTCGTCACAAAAATATTCGCATTAATTATTTGGATGAGAATTTTGAAGAACATGAAGTGGATCTAACTGGACTGGCTGCACGTGTCGTTCAACACGAATACGATCATCTTGAAGGTAAATTGTTTACGGACAAACTAAGTACACTTAAGAAAACAATGTTGAAGAGCAAATTGGATGCGATTGCCAAAGGCAATATCCGAGTGAGTTATAAAATGAAATTCCCACAACAAAAGAAAAAGCGTTAGTCCATACTAACGCTTTTTCTTTTGTTGTTAACAGCAATAATTTCCAAATCTCACCTATCAATCCAATCGGGGAAGATATAATCTGTATTTGACCGCAGTCATCCGAACAAGGAAAACAACGCCAGCGGCAATAAAAGCGGCCCAGGATAAATCAAAGTTGAGGTGAACGAGTAGAATGTAAATTAATCCACCTGCCAAGCAGGCTGTTGCATAGACTTCCTTTTTAAAGATCAATGGTGTCTCATTGAGCAAAATATCTCGTGTCATGCCTCCACAAACAGCAGTAAACATTCCAAAAATGATGGCAGCATAGACGTTACTTTCGTAGTTCAATGACTTTTGTACACCTAAGATAGTAAAGAAGCTGATTCCTATGGCATCAAAAAGTGTTAGGGTGCGATAGTAACCATAGAGCTGCCTATTGAATACGATAGCAATCAAGATGCCCAAGAATATGGCTATTAGATAATTGCTATCGTTGACCCAAACGGGACGTAGGTTTAAAAATACATCTCGCATGGAGCCTCCGCCAATAGCTGTCACAAAGCCCAGAAAAGCAGCTCCAAAGATGTCGATATCCTTACGTTTTGCGGATAAAGTCCCCGATATTGCAAAAAATAAGGTGCCAAGCAAATCGCTTAAATAAAAATAGTTGGCATCAGTTATCATCGTAATACTGTTTTTAAAATATTTTCCTATTTATTCACTCTACTGCAGAGAGAGATTTCGACAAATTTAGGAGAAATCTCTGTAGTTTAGGTTTACTGTAAGACGAATAGCCTTCAAACCTACAATTCCCTGCACATCTTCCAATTTGAGATGTTCTACGGTGCTTTCAATTATTCCCATATCATAGATAGCTTGTATGCTTAAGTTCAGGTCTTCTAAAATCTCATCCGATAAATAGACAATTGCAATTTTGTTTGTCTGAGTAAGCCTTTCCTTTGTACGTTTTATCCTTATCTTATCTATTCTTTTTTTGATGATTTCGTAACGGATATTTAATGATCCTTCTACATCGAATCGACGTTCGTCTTCCCGAAAACTGATATCAATACTGTGCGGGTTGATGAAGATAAGTTGTGTGGTCTCTAGAGCAAGCGGTAGATCACGCTTCGCATGATGTGCTTTTAAGGCGATTCGGGCCATGGATATAATTTGTTGCCGCCTAAAAACATTGATAAACTCGTAACTAAAAGGTTGCTGTGGCGTAATGGATTCCCCAACATAAATATCATACTCAATACCATCCGTCCTGAATTTTTGGAAGTAAGATGGATAATTGCCCTGAATGAAGCTGTTGAAATGATTGAGTTCTTTACTGATAATATGGTTTACTTGACGTAAAGAGGTTTCAAATTCATTCCTATAAAACTCACCTGTATCACGATTGGTAAAAAAGTGTCTCGCATAATGCTCGATAATGCCATGCTTTGTTGGGAATTGTCTTCTCGCCTCATCGAGAAATGGTTGAACATCCTTTCTGAAAAACTCAATAATCTTTACCATAGACTCATCAAAGGAAATATGGTCGAGCGATTCGGTAATCTGATCTACGCGTTTAGAAAAAGCGACAATTAATTGATGTGTACCATCCGAAGACAATTCGTCAATGAGGAGAGCTAGTTGTTTTACTTTGAAACTAAAGTCTTTTAAGATGGATGCATTACGGATGACTGTAGAATCTTTTACATCAATGGCACCATAGAGAGGATATACCTCTTCAAAAATAACCGGTTTAATATGCGCATTTTGTTCGTCATTTTCGAATTCTTGAATATACTGAGCGGCAATATGGTTAAACTTCCACTGTACGGCTGGCTGTATTGTTGTAAACCGGTTAATGATAATCTCGTCAATACGTTTTTTGAATTCTGTCGTGATATCATGTGATAACTGGGATAGTAGCGGTACAAGCTCACGAAGAGAGTGTATTGTTTCATTATCCAATTGATCCAGTTGATGACTGTAAATTTCCAGAATGCCAGACAAATCATGATTATGTATCAACGGAATGCATAGATAGGTCCTGACTCCGGATGTCTTAATGCGTTCTTCAAAAATGGAAGTGGTATTTTTAATAGCATCCATTGTATTGTAGAAGATGAGATGCGGATGTTTTAGATAATTGGCGACTTCTGGATTGATGTTGGTATAGCTGTTGTTTGCGTAGGTT
The window above is part of the Sphingobacterium sp. ML3W genome. Proteins encoded here:
- a CDS encoding GAF domain-containing protein codes for the protein MEIKNIRLAKSESRLYNIEKKLHFEPFFRYLESFTEGDVSTDDMIPLFALERIREIEQVSGRLCKQNLSAYKDILQLIYSLSVSLIDTDPKRYWALATPLAEETFYGTEAFFGLWKNELEEQDLRDQMQDGGILNNQEKLMYALIFERLYGLPAKENNTIVYYHLNEQGEIIDYYDLNIDFKFVDIKPKKELPQFDVGLLTKNANDTSLFDWNIVVNTIKIEDFELSGFTILTVRKSSLEHTIKRIQSILLDLATYNYHLFLSDLEKIIAPILKGSDTVFSLFPLFQLNGLPFFDYSITNKSILISETYANNSYTNINPEVANYLKHPHLIFYNTMDAIKNTTSIFEERIKTSGVRTYLCIPLIHNHDLSGILEIYSHQLDQLDNETIHSLRELVPLLSQLSHDITTEFKKRIDEIIINRFTTIQPAVQWKFNHIAAQYIQEFENDEQNAHIKPVIFEEVYPLYGAIDVKDSTVIRNASILKDFSFKVKQLALLIDELSSDGTHQLIVAFSKRVDQITESLDHISFDESMVKIIEFFRKDVQPFLDEARRQFPTKHGIIEHYARHFFTNRDTGEFYRNEFETSLRQVNHIISKELNHFNSFIQGNYPSYFQKFRTDGIEYDIYVGESITPQQPFSYEFINVFRRQQIISMARIALKAHHAKRDLPLALETTQLIFINPHSIDISFREDERRFDVEGSLNIRYEIIKKRIDKIRIKRTKERLTQTNKIAIVYLSDEILEDLNLSIQAIYDMGIIESTVEHLKLEDVQGIVGLKAIRLTVNLNYRDFS
- the def gene encoding peptide deformylase → MKLPIVAYGDPVLRKVAEEIDEDYPDLKKLIDDMYDTMYAAHGVGIAAPQVGLPIRMFVIDATPFAEDDEENKEMLKSFKRVFINPIMVEESGEKWAFGEGCLSIPDINEDVLRHKNIRINYLDENFEEHEVDLTGLAARVVQHEYDHLEGKLFTDKLSTLKKTMLKSKLDAIAKGNIRVSYKMKFPQQKKKR
- a CDS encoding trimeric intracellular cation channel family protein codes for the protein MITDANYFYLSDLLGTLFFAISGTLSAKRKDIDIFGAAFLGFVTAIGGGSMRDVFLNLRPVWVNDSNYLIAIFLGILIAIVFNRQLYGYYRTLTLFDAIGISFFTILGVQKSLNYESNVYAAIIFGMFTAVCGGMTRDILLNETPLIFKKEVYATACLAGGLIYILLVHLNFDLSWAAFIAAGVVFLVRMTAVKYRLYLPRLD